A region of Granulicella sibirica DNA encodes the following proteins:
- a CDS encoding aminopeptidase — MNSTVAVDGHALREVPFPAEYSAGARNAATTCLRIQPEEKVTLITDRSCIAVAASIAHELDKIGCTWNGFVLEEVALRPLDGMPKIILEDMESSQVSIFAVEVQQNELRSRMEMTDVVNRRRMRHAHMVNISGEIMVQGMRADFTLVDKLSQAVLDKVRKATYVRATTDAGTDIHAELSPDYRWFKTSGIISPEKWGNLPGGECFTAPGEVNGVFVVDGVVGDFLCARYGILRETPLTINIEANRITKVSSANKDLERDFWAYTHTDANSDRVGEFAIGTNIGVERVIGNILQDEKFPGVHIAFGDPYGAHTGAPWKSSTHIDVVGLGFNIWLGDADGEEQIMRDGEFLIEVE; from the coding sequence ATGAATTCTACGGTTGCAGTCGATGGGCACGCGTTGCGGGAAGTTCCCTTTCCGGCGGAGTACAGTGCCGGCGCGCGGAATGCGGCGACCACCTGTTTGCGGATTCAGCCTGAAGAGAAGGTAACCCTCATCACGGACCGGAGCTGCATCGCGGTGGCGGCTTCGATTGCGCATGAGTTGGACAAGATCGGCTGCACCTGGAACGGGTTCGTGCTGGAAGAGGTCGCGTTGCGTCCTCTGGACGGCATGCCGAAGATCATTCTGGAAGATATGGAGAGTTCGCAGGTCAGCATCTTCGCAGTGGAAGTGCAGCAGAATGAGCTGCGTAGCCGCATGGAGATGACCGACGTCGTGAACCGGCGGAGGATGCGCCACGCCCACATGGTGAACATCTCGGGCGAGATCATGGTGCAAGGCATGCGGGCGGACTTCACGCTGGTCGACAAGCTGAGCCAGGCGGTTTTGGATAAGGTTCGCAAGGCCACGTACGTTCGGGCCACGACCGATGCGGGCACGGATATTCATGCGGAGCTTTCGCCGGATTACCGCTGGTTCAAGACTTCGGGGATCATCAGCCCGGAGAAGTGGGGGAACCTTCCGGGTGGCGAGTGCTTTACGGCTCCCGGCGAGGTAAACGGGGTGTTTGTGGTTGATGGCGTGGTGGGGGACTTCCTTTGCGCACGCTATGGAATTCTCCGGGAAACCCCGCTGACGATCAATATCGAGGCAAACCGGATCACGAAGGTTTCGAGCGCGAACAAGGATCTGGAGCGGGACTTCTGGGCGTACACGCATACGGATGCGAACTCGGACCGGGTGGGCGAGTTTGCCATTGGGACGAACATCGGGGTGGAACGGGTGATCGGGAACATTCTGCAGGATGAGAAGTTTCCCGGGGTGCATATCGCGTTTGGCGATCCGTACGGAGCGCATACGGGTGCGCCGTGGAAGTCGTCGACGCACATTGATGTGGTGGGGCTCGGGTTCAACATCTGGCTCGGGGACGCCGACGGTGAGGAGCAGATTATGCGGGACGGCGAGTTTTTGATCGAGGTCGAGTAG
- a CDS encoding MFS transporter: MGMLAEWRGLTKTQRSTFFACFLGWTLDAFDFFLLTVCLKAIATDFHVGIKQVAEAIFWTLAMRPVGAFLFGLMAERWGRRPTLMVNIIAFSVFELASAIAPTLPLFLVCRALFGVAMGGEWGVGAALAFETLPARGRGFFSGVLQEGYVVGNLLAAATYGLLFSHLHGTGIWTPWRVLFMIGASPALLAFYLRFKVEESPTWLEAKAEKTRNPHVGFEWGKLVTYLPSFLFLVVLMTAFTSFSHGTQDLYPTFLEKDRGLSSGMVGLVIVVGSLGALCGGIVCGSLSERFGRRKAIVVSSLLAIPMIPLWAWSHGVVAMAAGGFMMQLMVQGAWGVIPAHLNELSPGPVRAVFPGFAYQLGNLLSSRNGVFQAGLAQRFAGGMLGPVLSGTVLVVAVVVAAVTASGSEAKGVELSVAEETNA; encoded by the coding sequence ATGGGCATGCTCGCGGAGTGGCGTGGATTGACGAAGACACAGCGGAGCACGTTCTTCGCGTGCTTTCTTGGATGGACGCTCGATGCGTTCGATTTCTTCCTGTTGACGGTGTGTCTGAAGGCGATCGCGACGGACTTCCACGTGGGCATCAAGCAGGTGGCGGAGGCGATCTTCTGGACGCTTGCGATGCGGCCAGTGGGGGCTTTTCTCTTCGGCCTGATGGCGGAGCGTTGGGGCAGACGGCCAACGCTGATGGTGAATATCATCGCGTTTTCGGTGTTCGAACTTGCGTCGGCGATTGCGCCTACTCTTCCTTTATTTCTGGTGTGCCGGGCTTTGTTCGGAGTCGCGATGGGCGGGGAGTGGGGCGTCGGCGCGGCGCTTGCGTTTGAGACGCTACCGGCGCGCGGGCGCGGGTTCTTTTCAGGAGTGCTACAGGAAGGGTATGTCGTCGGCAACCTGCTGGCGGCGGCGACCTATGGGCTTCTCTTTTCACACCTGCATGGGACGGGGATATGGACGCCGTGGCGTGTATTGTTCATGATCGGGGCGTCGCCGGCCCTGCTTGCCTTCTACCTGCGGTTCAAGGTGGAGGAGTCGCCGACGTGGCTTGAGGCGAAGGCGGAAAAGACGCGCAATCCGCATGTCGGGTTCGAGTGGGGCAAGCTGGTGACCTATCTCCCGAGCTTTCTCTTTCTGGTTGTGCTGATGACGGCGTTCACGAGTTTCAGCCATGGCACGCAGGATCTGTATCCTACGTTCCTCGAGAAGGATCGTGGGCTGTCGTCGGGGATGGTTGGTCTGGTGATTGTCGTCGGGAGCCTTGGGGCTCTATGCGGGGGGATCGTGTGCGGTTCGCTCTCGGAGCGCTTTGGGAGGAGGAAGGCGATTGTCGTTTCGTCCCTGCTGGCGATTCCGATGATTCCGCTGTGGGCGTGGTCCCATGGGGTGGTGGCGATGGCGGCTGGTGGCTTCATGATGCAGTTGATGGTGCAGGGAGCGTGGGGCGTGATTCCGGCGCACCTGAACGAGCTTTCGCCGGGGCCGGTGCGTGCGGTCTTTCCGGGATTCGCGTATCAGCTTGGGAATCTCTTGTCGTCGCGTAACGGGGTGTTTCAGGCAGGGCTGGCGCAGCGTTTTGCGGGTGGCATGCTTGGGCCTGTGCTCTCGGGAACCGTGCTTGTTGTGGCGGTCGTGGTGGCCGCGGTGACGGCGTCGGGCTCCGAGGCGAAGGGCGTTGAGCTTTCGGTGGCTGAAGAGACGAACGCTTAG
- a CDS encoding PilZ domain-containing protein, whose amino-acid sequence MVTDWQKLMTDTPVRSAVRFPIRMGIWLETEHGRCEAMTEDISANGLLFSGDRLPEVDSRIEFTMTMPAAIMGNARDLIIHCVGRIVRHQRRLTDDLAAAVIDEYVLGG is encoded by the coding sequence TTGGTAACAGACTGGCAGAAGTTGATGACCGATACGCCGGTGCGCTCCGCCGTCCGGTTTCCCATTCGCATGGGAATCTGGCTCGAGACCGAACACGGCCGGTGTGAGGCGATGACCGAAGATATTTCGGCGAACGGACTTCTGTTCAGTGGTGACAGGCTGCCCGAGGTTGACAGCCGGATCGAATTCACAATGACGATGCCGGCAGCTATCATGGGCAACGCAAGAGATCTCATCATCCATTGTGTTGGACGCATCGTACGTCATCAGAGACGGTTGACGGATGACCTCGCCGCAGCAGTGATTGACGAATATGTACTCGGAGGCTAG
- a CDS encoding response regulator transcription factor, producing the protein MAEEASKQLGIRVILADSQAIYRVGMRKVFAVEDDIRVVAQAESLANLYLALQRYPTDVVVLEGQLIAGTTDAIPELVRTAPDAKLIVQVVETDEANTVELYRRGVRGVVPRSITPDLLIKCVRKIAAGETWIDNQSVSWVIDAYRAQATSLTGPKTQPKLSKKELAIISCITRGMRNKEIAYQIGTTEQVIKNYLRKVYDKLGVSDRLELALYCLHHQLLKKYTADPDVLPVAQATPLRSKM; encoded by the coding sequence ATGGCTGAAGAAGCATCGAAACAGCTTGGGATCCGGGTTATTCTTGCAGATTCTCAGGCCATCTATCGCGTTGGCATGCGGAAGGTATTCGCGGTGGAGGACGACATTCGCGTCGTCGCCCAGGCCGAGTCGTTAGCGAACCTTTACCTAGCGTTGCAGCGCTACCCCACGGATGTGGTTGTTCTCGAAGGGCAACTGATTGCAGGGACGACGGACGCGATTCCGGAGCTCGTCCGGACGGCTCCCGACGCGAAACTGATTGTGCAGGTGGTGGAGACGGACGAGGCAAACACGGTAGAACTCTACCGCCGCGGCGTGCGCGGAGTGGTTCCACGGTCGATCACGCCGGACCTGCTGATCAAGTGCGTGCGGAAGATCGCCGCGGGCGAGACGTGGATCGACAACCAGTCGGTTAGCTGGGTGATCGATGCGTACCGTGCACAGGCGACCTCGCTGACCGGACCGAAGACACAGCCGAAGCTCTCGAAGAAGGAACTGGCGATTATCAGTTGCATCACGCGCGGCATGCGTAACAAGGAAATCGCCTACCAGATCGGGACGACGGAGCAGGTCATCAAGAATTACCTGCGCAAGGTATATGACAAGCTTGGGGTCTCCGACCGGCTTGAGCTCGCGCTTTACTGCCTGCATCACCAGTTGCTGAAGAAGTACACGGCTGACCCGGATGTGCTCCCCGTCGCACAGGCCACGCCGCTGCGTTCGAAGATGTAA
- a CDS encoding YncE family protein — protein MSYAALGAQTPEAVATLVNRTGIVLSESTGKVYAVDRSHDSVAVIDESGATKTIKVGVGPEALAMNNRTGMLYVANSGDKTVSVIDSRTDAIVATIPTPARAYAIASDDTANKVYVSLTFSNLLTVIDGKTNTASDIKTGSADAILVDAKRKQIYLLGYESDALTVVNTETQAISKLPAGALHLWGLAQSERTLFVSHIQDSSIAAIDVETKSIRKIDTGAMPSAIAVDSTTGNVFVANYGDGSVTIIDGGIGKVLATITVGEHPQAIAIDASRGVAYVANAADNTVTLIDEATRRAIKTVKAGDHPYALVVDPKTHTAYAANLGSTAFTVLGN, from the coding sequence TTGAGTTACGCGGCGCTAGGAGCACAAACGCCCGAGGCCGTCGCCACCCTCGTCAATCGCACGGGAATCGTCCTCAGCGAGAGCACAGGCAAGGTCTACGCCGTCGACCGCTCGCACGATTCAGTCGCCGTCATCGACGAGAGCGGAGCCACAAAAACCATCAAGGTCGGCGTCGGCCCCGAGGCGCTCGCGATGAACAACCGCACCGGCATGCTCTACGTGGCGAACTCCGGAGACAAAACCGTCTCGGTCATCGACAGCAGGACCGACGCCATCGTCGCCACCATCCCCACGCCCGCCCGCGCCTACGCCATCGCGTCGGACGACACCGCGAACAAGGTGTACGTCTCACTCACCTTCAGCAACCTCCTCACCGTCATAGACGGCAAGACCAACACGGCATCCGATATCAAGACGGGTTCAGCCGACGCCATCCTCGTCGATGCGAAGCGCAAGCAGATCTACCTGCTCGGATACGAGAGCGATGCCCTCACTGTCGTCAACACCGAGACGCAGGCAATCAGCAAGCTTCCTGCAGGCGCACTCCATCTCTGGGGTCTGGCGCAGTCCGAGCGCACTCTCTTCGTCTCGCATATCCAGGATTCCTCCATCGCCGCGATCGACGTGGAAACAAAGTCCATCCGCAAGATCGACACCGGCGCGATGCCGAGCGCCATCGCCGTCGACTCCACCACCGGCAACGTCTTCGTCGCGAACTACGGCGACGGCTCTGTCACCATCATCGACGGAGGCATCGGCAAGGTTCTCGCCACCATCACCGTCGGCGAACATCCGCAGGCCATCGCTATCGACGCAAGCCGTGGTGTCGCCTACGTCGCCAATGCCGCCGACAACACCGTCACGCTGATCGACGAAGCCACCCGCCGCGCCATCAAGACGGTCAAGGCCGGCGACCACCCTTACGCGCTCGTCGTCGACCCGAAGACCCATACCGCCTACGCCGCCAACCTCGGCAGCACGGCCTTCACCGTGCTCGGAAACTAA
- a CDS encoding ThuA domain-containing protein has product MKRLLLFLCALMACGVARTQQPATLHVLAFYSDKVEHDHVDFAHQAIQFFSGVAQRDHFEFASTVSWDDMNAENLAKYQVVMWLDDFPHTAQQKAAFEQYMTHGGGWLGFHIAAYNDSGTHWPWFVDFLGGGVFYGNEWPPLPAKLTIDDPAHPVVKRMPQSFVSPSNEWYIWKPSPRENKDVKVLMTLAPSNYPIGLKDVLAGGDLPVVWTNQKYRMLYMNMGHGDRVLTSDVQNQLFEDGLLWVASTKQGAVK; this is encoded by the coding sequence ATGAAGCGCCTCCTCTTATTCCTCTGCGCGTTGATGGCTTGCGGTGTGGCGCGGACGCAGCAGCCTGCTACGCTTCATGTGCTTGCTTTCTACTCCGATAAGGTCGAGCACGACCATGTCGATTTCGCGCACCAGGCGATCCAGTTTTTCTCGGGTGTGGCGCAGCGGGATCACTTCGAGTTCGCGTCCACCGTGAGCTGGGACGATATGAACGCGGAGAACCTGGCGAAGTACCAGGTGGTGATGTGGCTGGATGACTTTCCGCACACCGCGCAACAGAAAGCGGCGTTCGAGCAGTACATGACTCACGGCGGCGGGTGGCTTGGCTTCCATATCGCTGCTTACAACGACAGCGGCACGCACTGGCCGTGGTTTGTCGACTTCCTGGGTGGCGGGGTGTTTTACGGGAACGAATGGCCTCCGCTCCCCGCGAAGCTCACTATCGACGATCCGGCGCATCCTGTCGTCAAGCGCATGCCGCAGAGCTTCGTGTCTCCGTCGAACGAGTGGTATATCTGGAAGCCGTCGCCCCGCGAGAACAAGGACGTGAAGGTGCTGATGACGCTCGCGCCTTCGAACTATCCTATCGGCCTGAAGGATGTGCTGGCGGGTGGGGATCTGCCGGTGGTATGGACGAACCAGAAGTACCGGATGCTCTACATGAACATGGGACACGGCGACCGCGTGCTCACCAGCGATGTGCAGAATCAGCTCTTCGAGGATGGGCTGCTGTGGGTGGCGAGCACAAAGCAGGGTGCCGTGAAGTAG
- a CDS encoding carboxylate-amine ligase: MRPSFTLGIEEEYQTIDPETRDLRSHVSTEMLEQGKIRLEERVKAEMHQSVIEVGTRVCRNITEAKEDLFDLRRNMIRLAEENGLVLVAGATHPFGDWREQKIYPDPRYAQVVEDLQLVARANLIFGLHVHVGIEDREAAIRIMNSIRYFLPHILALSTNSPFWQGMKTGYKSYRAKVFENFPRTNLPDTFGSYSEFENYINLLIKTNCIDNAKKIWWDVRPHPFFNTVEVRVCDIPMRAQESIAIAALIQATAAKLWKLHSCNQDYRQYSRALLMENKFRAVRYGLDGKMIDFGKQCEVPVRELIHEYLAFIDDQLDELGSRKEIEYIYTMMENGSGADRQLKVYEETGDLKQVVDFMASETRADL; the protein is encoded by the coding sequence ATGCGGCCTTCGTTTACGTTGGGGATTGAAGAGGAGTACCAGACGATCGACCCCGAGACGCGGGATCTACGGTCGCATGTTTCGACCGAGATGCTGGAGCAGGGGAAGATCCGACTCGAGGAACGGGTGAAGGCGGAGATGCACCAGTCCGTCATCGAGGTTGGAACGCGAGTCTGCCGGAACATCACCGAGGCCAAGGAAGACCTGTTCGACCTGCGGCGGAACATGATCCGGCTGGCGGAGGAGAACGGGTTGGTGCTGGTGGCGGGGGCGACGCATCCCTTTGGCGACTGGCGGGAGCAGAAGATCTATCCCGATCCACGGTATGCGCAGGTGGTCGAGGATCTGCAGCTTGTGGCGCGGGCGAACCTGATCTTCGGGCTGCATGTGCATGTGGGGATTGAGGATCGGGAGGCGGCGATCCGGATCATGAACTCGATCCGCTACTTTCTGCCCCATATCCTGGCGCTTTCGACCAATTCACCCTTCTGGCAGGGGATGAAGACGGGGTACAAGAGCTACCGGGCGAAGGTCTTCGAGAACTTTCCCAGAACGAATCTTCCGGACACGTTCGGGAGCTATTCGGAGTTCGAGAATTACATCAACCTGCTGATCAAGACGAACTGCATCGACAACGCGAAGAAGATCTGGTGGGATGTGCGGCCGCATCCATTCTTCAACACGGTCGAGGTGCGGGTGTGCGATATCCCGATGAGGGCGCAGGAGTCGATCGCGATCGCGGCGCTGATCCAGGCGACGGCGGCGAAGCTCTGGAAGCTGCACTCCTGCAATCAGGACTATCGGCAGTATTCCAGGGCGCTGCTGATGGAGAACAAGTTCCGGGCGGTGCGGTACGGGCTAGACGGCAAGATGATCGACTTCGGCAAGCAGTGCGAGGTTCCGGTTCGGGAACTGATCCACGAATATCTTGCATTTATCGACGATCAATTGGACGAGCTGGGTAGCCGCAAGGAGATTGAATACATCTACACCATGATGGAGAACGGATCGGGAGCCGATCGGCAGTTGAAGGTGTACGAGGAGACGGGCGATCTGAAGCAGGTCGTGGACTTTATGGCGAGTGAAACCCGGGCTGATCTTTAG
- a CDS encoding ThuA domain-containing protein, with protein MPLNGRFLPSYLAAMLLVIGCAGRIFGQAKPPVAPTYKVLAIAETGGIHKPFVDAAKIWLAHEATVDGFTIDYIEDTQKIDAAYLSQYKVFLQLNYPPYNWTPTAMSAFHDAIENGTIGWVGFHHATLLGEFDGTQMWPWFSEFMGEIRFTKYIPTFADGVVTVEAPNHPVMRNIPGSFTIKQEEWYTWSRSPRPNVRVLASVDENTYKPSSDIKMGDHPVIWTNEHVKARNVYLFMGHHPELLEDKAFTTLFHNSIVWAAGK; from the coding sequence ATGCCTCTGAATGGACGCTTTCTTCCTTCGTATCTTGCCGCGATGCTGCTTGTGATTGGCTGTGCTGGAAGGATCTTCGGGCAGGCGAAGCCGCCGGTCGCGCCGACTTACAAGGTGCTTGCTATCGCGGAGACGGGTGGGATTCATAAGCCTTTCGTCGATGCGGCAAAGATATGGCTCGCTCATGAAGCAACCGTCGATGGATTCACGATCGACTACATCGAAGACACGCAGAAGATCGATGCGGCGTACCTTTCGCAGTACAAGGTATTTCTCCAGTTGAACTATCCCCCGTATAACTGGACGCCCACGGCGATGAGCGCATTCCACGACGCGATTGAGAATGGAACGATTGGATGGGTCGGGTTTCATCATGCGACGTTGCTAGGTGAATTCGATGGGACGCAGATGTGGCCGTGGTTTTCGGAGTTCATGGGAGAGATCCGCTTCACGAAGTACATTCCCACCTTTGCGGATGGGGTTGTTACGGTCGAGGCTCCGAACCATCCGGTGATGCGGAACATCCCGGGTTCGTTCACGATCAAGCAGGAGGAGTGGTATACGTGGAGCCGGTCGCCGCGACCGAACGTGCGCGTGCTTGCCAGTGTGGATGAGAACACTTATAAGCCCTCAAGCGATATCAAGATGGGGGATCATCCGGTGATCTGGACGAACGAGCATGTGAAGGCGAGGAACGTGTACCTCTTCATGGGGCATCATCCGGAGCTGCTCGAGGACAAGGCGTTCACCACCCTCTTTCATAACTCGATCGTGTGGGCGGCGGGCAAATGA